Within Aegilops tauschii chloroplast, complete genome, the genomic segment CCGTTTCATGCGGATAGGCAAAAGTGTTTTTAGCCCCAAAAGACGTAGTAAAGGATCCTATCCTATTTCTTGTATTACCTTGAATTTTTGGTATATTTTGTGAAAAAAAAGAAACTCCACTCTTCGTTGTTGATAAAACGAAATCCCTATTCACTCCTTTGGGTATCCTTTTTCCCCATAAGGATATTGAATACAAGGAACTCTCTTTAGTGCTACTGTAATTTTGAAAATGAACACGCAAATACCCATCAAATGTAAGTAAATATATCCGAAACATATAAAAGGCAGTTAATCCTGCAGTAAAGGAGGCTATTATTCCAAAAAAGGGCGAATACAACCAACTATTACTAAGGATTTCATCTTTGGACCAGAAACAAGCAAGAGGTGGAATACCACAAAGAGAAAGTGTACCCCATAAAAAAGTAGTTCTTGTGATTGGAATGTATTTTCTTAAACCGCCCATAAGAACCATATTTTGACTTTTATCTGGTGAATATCCAACAAGAGGTTCCATTGAATGAATAACGGATCCGGATCCCAAGAACAATAAAGCTTTTGAATAAGCATGAGTGATCAAATGGAATAAAGCAGCTTGATAAGAACCTATACCTAGAGCTAACATCATATAACCCAATTGAGACATTGTAGAATAGGCTAAGCTTCTTTTAATATCTCTCTGAGCAAGAGCTAAAGTAGCTCCTAAGAATAGTGTTATTGTACCTACTAAAGAAATAAAACTCATTATCAAAGGTAAAGATATGAAAAGAGGAAGAAGTCGAGCTAGAAGAAAAATTCCCGCAGCAACCATAGTTGCTGCGTGTATAAGAGCCGAAATAGGAGTGGGCCCTTCCATAGCATCGGGTAACCATACGTGAAGAGGGAATTGTGCGGATTTCGCAACTGCACCAAGGAATAATAAAAAAGCACACAAAGTAGTAAGTAAAGAGTTAATTCCATTATTAGGAATCCAGTTATTAGCTATTTTGAACAAATCCCTAAACTCTAAACTACCTGTTATCCAAAAAAAACCTAAAATTCCTAATAATAGACCAAAATCCCCTACACGATTAGTTACAAAAGCTTTTTGACAAGCACTCGCTGCGATTGGTCGTGTAAACCAAAAGCCTATCAATAAATAAGAACACATTCCCACGAGTTCCCAAAAAAAATAAATTTGTATCAAATTGGAGCTAGTAACCAATCCCAACATGGAAGTATTGAAAAAACTTATATAAACAAAAAATCTCAAATATCCTTCATCGTGAGACATATAACCATCACTATAAATAAGAACCAGGATTCCTACAGTAGTAATTAGCATTAACATAATAGAAGTAAGTGGGTCAATCAAGTATCCAAATTCTAAAGAAAAATCATTATTGACGGTCCAAGACCATAGATATTGATAGATCGAACTTCCATTTATTTGTTGAATAGACAGTTGAACTGAGAATACCATAGCTATACTTAAGAGTAAAACACTAGGAAAAGCCCATATGCGACGAAGATTTTTTGTTGCTGTAGGAATAAGAATAAGGCCAAATCCCATTGACATAATAACTGGAAGTGGGAGAAGAGGGATTACCCATGCATATTGATATGTATGTTCCATAAGAAAAGAAATTGCAATTTTTACTTCAATTTTTACTTCAATTTTTCTATAAAATTGTTTCCGATTCACCAAACCAATTCTTATCTCTTTCTGAAAGAATAAATAAAAAGAATAAGAAAAAATACTGAAATTCTTAATTTTTCCAAAATTTATCTCATTGAAATAATTAAAAATTAAGAATGGGTTTAGTTGGTTAAATTAAAAAAGTTAATAAAATAACTTCGTTACCTAGTTATTTTCTTCGTTACCTAGTTATTTTATTAACTAAATAAAGATATTTATAAAAATAAAAAAAAAAAAAAGTGGAATCATTTTACTTTCTATTCATAATTCATTTTTATATTTCTTTAAAACAAAGATGAAACAGCTCTCTTGTTCCATAATTAACTGATTGAGTGAATTCCAATGAAAACCTATGTTTATAAGAAATTATCGAATAGTCCTTACTTCATATAGAACTAAAATCCTAATGACTATAAATTACCTAAGTTTTAGAATGTCTTGTTTAAGAGACTCAGTATTTTTTGTTTTGATTGGAATTCCTTTCCTTTATGGAATACCATTCTGAACTTAATTAACTATTTTCATTTTCCCTTCTTTTTATCCCCCCGTCTTATCTTATATGGGGGATAGGCTTCCATACCATATATCTATATATGGAGTATACTTGATATATAAATAGATATAAATAGATTTAAATGAGAAACCTTTCTATATATTCTATATTATTAAAAAACAAGTATAAAATATATAAAGAAAAAATGTTAAAAAATTCTTGTTGTCTTATCCGCATTAGACAAAATGAAGTAAAAAATAATTCAAAATTTAAGTATCTTTCAGTATCTAAGTATAAATACTAATAAAAAGAAGAAAGAAGGATTGATTTGCAGCAATAGATGTCTTTCACATACAACTAGAAAAAAGTAATTTCCTTTTTGAATGGCAGTTCCAAAAAAAACGTACTTCAATGTCAAAAAAGCGTATTCGTAAAAATATTTGGAAGAAAAAGACTTATTTTTCCATAGTACAATCTTATTCTTTAGTAAAATCAAGATCATTTTCGAGCGGTAATGAGCATCCAAAACCAAAGGGTTTTTCTGGGCAACAAACAAATAATAAGATTTTGGAATAATATGAATTGACTTATCAAAAAAGAATTCCAATTATTTAATAATTTTGATTCTTCTTTGAATGTACTTTTATGTGTCGAATTACTCGGTACAATATTCTTAGAACAAAAAACCCCTCTTATCTTATATATACAAGAAAAAAAAGTTTTGTTTGGTATACTGTGTGCTAAGTATTCTTTTCCTATCAATGAACTTTTCATAATTTTCATAATAGAATCCTCATATTCTATTATGAAAATTATGAAAAGTGGAGTATTCTTACAATAGGACTTACAACTTCCACCTATCTTCTCCAAAATCATAAGGTTAGTAAATCTTATTAATAAGAGCATAAAGACTTTCATTCTAGAAATTTTTAAAAAATCCAAAAAGCCTTTTCCATTTATCCATTTTAATTTCATCATTAAATAGAAACCCTTTTGGATTTAAATAGAAACCCTTTTGGATTTTTTCATTGTATTGAAAGAATTTTCAAAATGTAAACGAGAAATTAATTAGAAAAAATTAGTTCTACAATTGCAAGTTAGAAAAAAGAAATTCCAACTCTTTCAAGCAGTGTTTGTGTTTCTATTGGGCAAAGCAAGAGTTTATTGTAAAAAAAAATGGAAACGATACTACCAAACGAAGTCTATTTTAATGAAAACTCTAATGTTCCTAAATTTTATGGACTTTCCCAATATCGACGATTCCCAAGATAATAGCTATTATTCTTTTAAGTTACCTATTATTTGAAGTTAGCCGCCATGGTGAAATTGGTAGACACGCTGCTCTTAGGAAGCAGTGCTCAAGCATCTCGGTTCGAATCCGAGTGGCGGCATTCTTGAAAAAGAATACAATAGATTAGAAATCAATTCGAAATTTACAATTTTGTAATGGGACCTTCCCCTTATGCTATTTGCAACTTTAGAACATATACTAACTCATATCTCTTTCTCAACGATTTCAATTGTGATTACGATTCATTTTATAACCTTATTAGTTCGTGAACTTGGAGGATTACGTGATTCGTCAGAAAAAGGAATGATAGTTACTTTTTTCTCTATAACAGGATTCTTAGTTTCTCGTTGGGCTTCCTCGGGACATTTTCCATTAAGTAATTTATATGAGTCATTGATCTTCCTTTCATGGGCCCTGTATATTCTTCATACCATTCCTAAAATACAGAACTCTAAAAATGATTTAAGCACAATAACTACGCCAAGTACTATTTTAACGCAAGGCTTTGCCACATCGGGTCTTTTAACTGAAATGCATCAATCCACGATACTAGTACCTGCTCTACAATCTCAGTGGTTAATGATGCATGTCAGTATGATGTTATTAAGCTATGCAACTCTTTTGTGCGGATCCTTATTATCTGCCGCTATTCTAATCATTAGATTTCGAAATAATTTCCATTTCTTTTCTAAAAAGAAAAAAAATGTTTTAAATAAAACATTTTTCTTTAGTGATATTAAATATTTTTATGCAAAAAGAAGTGCTTTAAAAAGAACCTCTGTCCCTTCATTTCCAAATTATTACAAATATCAATTAACGGAGCGTTTGGATTCTTGGAGTTATCGTGTCATTAGCCTAGGATTTACCCTTTTAACCGTAGGTATTCTTTGTGGAGCAGTATGGGCTAATGAGGCCTGGGGATCCTATTGGAATTGGGATCCTAAGGAAACTTGGGCATTTATTACTTGGACCATATTCGCAATTTATTTACATAGTAGAACAAATACAAATTGGAAGGGTACGAATTCTGCACTTATAGCTTCGATAGGATTTCTTATAATTTGGATTTGTTATTTTGGTATAAATCTATTAGGAATAGGCTTACATAGTTATGGTTCGTTTACATTAACACCTAAATGATTACATAAAACCTTCATTTCATGAAGGTTTTTACTTTTATGTTTTATTTGAGAACCCCTTGAACGCCTTCTCAAAGGGTTCTCAAAAATTCGAGATAGATCTAATTATACTTTTTTACTTATTTCTGCATTAATAGAGCAGACGAGTAAAAAAAAGCAAACCTATTTAGGATAATAATTGGATAAGAGAGCCTCTACCCTGTCAACGGATAGGGAGAGAACAAAATCTGGATAAATACCAATTCCTATTACTGGTAAAAAGATACAGATTAAAATAAAGAGTTCTCGTGGTCCAGAATCCACAAAATTTGCGTTTGGAACATTAAATAGCTTGTATCCATAGAACATCTGGCGTAACATAGATAATAAATAAATAGGAGTTAATATCATTCCAATTGCCATTACAAAAGTAATTAGTGTTTTTGGCATTAACAGAAATTTTGGACTAGTAATTAGTCCAAAAAATACTACTAATTCTGCGACAAAACCACTCATTCCTGGTAAGGCAAGAGAAGCCATTGAAAAGCTACTAAACATGGTAAAAATTTTAGGCATTGGGATGGATATTCCCCCCAGTTCTTCGAGATAAACAAGACGCATTCTATCAGAAGCGGTTCCTGCCAAGAAAAAAAGTGTAGCACCAATAAATCCATGGGATAATATTTGTAAAATAGCTCCATTGAGTCCAATGTTGGTTATGGAACCAATTCCTATAATTATGAAACCCATGTGAGATACAGAGGAATAAGCTATTCTTTTTTTGAAATTTCGTTGACCAAGAGAAGTTGAAGCTGCATAGATTATTTGGATCGCTCCTATTATTACTAACCAGGGCGAAAATAGATAATGAGCATGAGGTAACAATTCCATGTTGATCCGAATCAATCCATATGCTCCCATCTTTAATAATATTCCCGCTAAAAGCATACATGTACTATAATGTGCTTCCCCATGGGTATCTGGTAACCACGTATGTAGGGGTATAATCGGCAATTTGACAGCATAAGCAATAAGGAAGCCAAAATATAAAAGTATTTCCAAGGTTGCAGGGTATGATTGATTAATTAATCTTTCCAAATCTAATCCTGGTTCGTTGGAACCATATAAGCCCATACCCAGAACTCCGATTAAGAAAAAAATGGAACCGCCTGCAGTATACAAAATAAACTTTGTAGCTGAATATAGACGCCTCTTCCCCCCCCACATGGATAAAAGTAAGTAAACAGGAATTAATTCTAACTCCCACATGATAAAAAAAAGTAAAAGGTCTCGCGAAGAAAATAATCCTATTTGACCACTATACATTGCGAGCATCAGGAAATAGAATAATCGCGAATTCCGTGTAATTGGCCAAGCTGCTAAAGTAGCTAAAGTAGTGATAAATCCTGTCAATAAAATAGATCCTAATGAAAGTCCATCGATTCCCAATCTCCAGTGGAAATCGAAGACATCTATCCATTTATAATCCTCCTTTAATTGGATTAAGGGATCCTCCAGTTGGAAATGATAACAGAACGCATAAGTCATTAGAAGGAATTCTAATAAACAAATAGATATAGTATACCACCTAACGACTTTGTTTCCCTTATGAGGTAAAAAGAAAATTAATGAACCTGCAAATATCGGCAAAACAACAAGTATTGTTAACCAAGGAAAATAACTCATGATAAAGTGATAAAGACAAGATACGTTTTGACCAGAAAAGCCCGTGCTCGATTATTTCGAGCACAGGCTTCTTCGGTAAAGAGGAATCAGACGATTCGAGTGAAGTTTTTTGTAACGTATCAATAAGATAGAGCCATGCTACGTGTTGTTTCAGGCCCTAAATAAACGCGGACACTTAAAAAATCTGTCGGGCAGGCAGATTCACATCTCTTACAACCCACACAATCTTCGGTTCTCGGCGCGGAAGCAATTTGCTTGGCTTTACATCCATCCCAGGGTATCATTTCTAATACATCTGTTGGACAAGCTCGTACACATTGAGTGCATCCTATACATGTATCGTAAATTTTTACGGAATGTGACATTGGATCTATAAATTTTTCTTTTCAACATAAAATTTTTCGATCTGGTAAAAATGAAATTAGTACTATAATGAGTCATATGTATTGTAGACACCAGACGAAGCAATGGTTTATCCAAACTTCAAAAATAAAAATCTATTTTTTAATCTGTTTGTGAGAAAGCGTGAAGAGAGCCAAGAGACTTTAATTTTGGATTTCAACAATAAGAAATAAGAAAGAATTTTACGAATTGTACAGACGAATTCGAATTAGCCAATAAATTGGCTATCGTCTTTTCAATATAAATTATTGCAATATTCAAATTGCAATATCAATGAATTACAAATACAAAAATTCATTTAAGTGAAAAAGAATACTATGCAATAATCTACTAAAATAAATGGATATTCTCAAATAATACTAAGAAAATAGTATTGATTTCTATTTATTTTAATATGTGCGCCTTTGTTTAGAGGATTCTATGTCTAATTATTCAAAATTCTAATTATTCAATAAATTAGATTGATT encodes:
- the ndhF gene encoding NADH-plastoquinone oxidoreductase subunit 5, translating into MEHTYQYAWVIPLLPLPVIMSMGFGLILIPTATKNLRRIWAFPSVLLLSIAMVFSVQLSIQQINGSSIYQYLWSWTVNNDFSLEFGYLIDPLTSIMLMLITTVGILVLIYSDGYMSHDEGYLRFFVYISFFNTSMLGLVTSSNLIQIYFFWELVGMCSYLLIGFWFTRPIAASACQKAFVTNRVGDFGLLLGILGFFWITGSLEFRDLFKIANNWIPNNGINSLLTTLCAFLLFLGAVAKSAQFPLHVWLPDAMEGPTPISALIHAATMVAAGIFLLARLLPLFISLPLIMSFISLVGTITLFLGATLALAQRDIKRSLAYSTMSQLGYMMLALGIGSYQAALFHLITHAYSKALLFLGSGSVIHSMEPLVGYSPDKSQNMVLMGGLRKYIPITRTTFLWGTLSLCGIPPLACFWSKDEILSNSWLYSPFFGIIASFTAGLTAFYMFRIYLLTFDGYLRVHFQNYSSTKESSLYSISLWGKRIPKGVNRDFVLSTTKSGVSFFSQNIPKIQGNTRNRIGSFTTSFGAKNTFAYPHETGNTMLFPLLILLLFTLFIGFIGISFDNGGIGNGIAELTILSKWLTPSINFTQESSNSFVNSYEFITNAISSVSLAIFGLFIAYIFYGSAYSFFQNLDLINSFYKGNPKKEFLDQVKKNIYSWSYNRGYIDIFYTRVFTLGIRGLTELTEFFDKGVIDGITNGVGLASFCIGEEIKYVGGGRISSYLFFFLCYVSVFLFFFLS
- the rpl32 gene encoding ribosomal protein L32, yielding MSKKRIRKNIWKKKTYFSIVQSYSLVKSRSFSSGNEHPKPKGFSGQQTNNKILE
- the ccsA gene encoding cytochrome c heme attachment protein, which produces MLFATLEHILTHISFSTISIVITIHFITLLVRELGGLRDSSEKGMIVTFFSITGFLVSRWASSGHFPLSNLYESLIFLSWALYILHTIPKIQNSKNDLSTITTPSTILTQGFATSGLLTEMHQSTILVPALQSQWLMMHVSMMLLSYATLLCGSLLSAAILIIRFRNNFHFFSKKKKNVLNKTFFFSDIKYFYAKRSALKRTSVPSFPNYYKYQLTERLDSWSYRVISLGFTLLTVGILCGAVWANEAWGSYWNWDPKETWAFITWTIFAIYLHSRTNTNWKGTNSALIASIGFLIIWICYFGINLLGIGLHSYGSFTLTPK
- the ndhD gene encoding NADH-plastoquinone oxidoreductase subunit 4, with protein sequence MSYFPWLTILVVLPIFAGSLIFFLPHKGNKVVRWYTISICLLEFLLMTYAFCYHFQLEDPLIQLKEDYKWIDVFDFHWRLGIDGLSLGSILLTGFITTLATLAAWPITRNSRLFYFLMLAMYSGQIGLFSSRDLLLFFIMWELELIPVYLLLSMWGGKRRLYSATKFILYTAGGSIFFLIGVLGMGLYGSNEPGLDLERLINQSYPATLEILLYFGFLIAYAVKLPIIPLHTWLPDTHGEAHYSTCMLLAGILLKMGAYGLIRINMELLPHAHYLFSPWLVIIGAIQIIYAASTSLGQRNFKKRIAYSSVSHMGFIIIGIGSITNIGLNGAILQILSHGFIGATLFFLAGTASDRMRLVYLEELGGISIPMPKIFTMFSSFSMASLALPGMSGFVAELVVFFGLITSPKFLLMPKTLITFVMAIGMILTPIYLLSMLRQMFYGYKLFNVPNANFVDSGPRELFILICIFLPVIGIGIYPDFVLSLSVDRVEALLSNYYPK
- the psaC gene encoding photosystem I subunit VII — its product is MSHSVKIYDTCIGCTQCVRACPTDVLEMIPWDGCKAKQIASAPRTEDCVGCKRCESACPTDFLSVRVYLGPETTRSMALSY